Proteins from one Bradyrhizobium roseum genomic window:
- the nikR gene encoding nickel-responsive transcriptional regulator NikR has product MQRITITIEDDLLAEIDAAAEARGYQNRSEIIRDLARAGLQQGAEDATPSGQCVAALVYVYDHAARDLSKRLVQSFHGHHDLSLATLHVHLDDDSCMEVTALKGASSDVRHLADHVIAERGVRYGRVVMIPTASGRKPKARKPGHHHD; this is encoded by the coding sequence ATGCAACGGATCACCATCACGATCGAAGACGATCTGCTCGCCGAGATCGATGCGGCGGCAGAAGCCCGCGGCTACCAGAACCGCTCCGAAATCATCCGCGACCTCGCCCGCGCCGGGCTGCAGCAGGGCGCCGAAGATGCGACGCCCTCGGGCCAATGCGTCGCCGCACTGGTGTACGTCTATGATCACGCCGCGCGGGACCTGTCGAAACGGCTGGTCCAGAGTTTCCACGGCCACCACGACCTGTCGCTGGCGACGCTCCACGTTCATCTCGACGATGATTCCTGCATGGAGGTGACCGCGCTGAAGGGGGCGAGCAGCGACGTCCGCCATCTCGCCGATCACGTCATCGCCGAGCGCGGCGTACGTTACGGCCGCGTGGTGATGATCCCGACCGCCTCCGGCAGGAAACCGAAGGCGCGCAAGCCCGGCCATCACCACGACTGA